In Apium graveolens cultivar Ventura chromosome 10, ASM990537v1, whole genome shotgun sequence, the following are encoded in one genomic region:
- the LOC141690498 gene encoding uncharacterized protein LOC141690498, which yields MDNDVMMVHPFEDEPIYFSYLGFEGLIPDHNQALVVTLDVVDNEVKRILVDNGSSANIVFKHTLNRMELVHLRMDPCLEDPLYVFGNTMIPIWGVIYLPVTFGNAPQQVSHVMKFYVISAASSYNMILGRPTIPNSGPSYQ from the coding sequence ATGGATAATGACGTGATGATGGTCCATCCTTTTGAAGATGAGCCAATATACTTTTCCTATTTGGGTTTTGAAGGACTCATCCCGGACCACAACCAAGCATTGGTGGTGACTCTCGATGTGGTAGATAACGAGGTAAAAAGAATTTTAGTTGATAACGGTTCTTCTGCTAACATAGTATTCAAGCATACACTCAATAGGATGGAGCTCGTCCACCTGCGTATGGACCCCTGCCTTGAGGACCCCCTTTACGTGTTCGGGAATACAATGATACCAATCTGGGGCGTTATTTATCTCCCCGTAACTTTCGGAAATGCACCCCAGCAGGTTTCTCACGTCATGAAGTTCTACGTAATAAGTGCAGCATCGTCATATAACATGATCCTCGGCAGGCCCACAATACCAAACTCTGGGCCATCTTATCAATAA